Sequence from the Peromyscus eremicus chromosome 4, PerEre_H2_v1, whole genome shotgun sequence genome:
accaaaccaaaccaaaaaaaaaaaccaataaaaaagaaagatagacaaATAGACAGACCCAGGACACTGGTGAGGCTCACATTTGGGCACATCTGTTATGGCATTTCAGGGAAGATTGAGAGGGGAAGCCCATCCTGATTCTggacagcaccatcccatgggttgGGGTCTTGGattaaggaaagagaaaatgaactgaGCCGATGTACCAGCTTTCATTTCTCCCTGCTTTCTGGTCCACACAGAGCTGAACAAACAGCCTCAGGCTTCTGCCTCCACAGCCAGGTGCAGCTCTGGCCACCATGACTTCCTGCCATAACGGGCTGTTCATACTCTACATTGTGAGCCAACAGGAACTCTTCCTCCATTCAGCTGTCTCTTTTCAGATGTTCATTGacagcaataagaaaaggaaatgattaGACCGATGTCTACTAGGCTCCTCCAGTTCAGCATTCTTTCTCCTAGAGGAGACCAGTATTTTCAACAATCTACCACAGAGAGTTCTGGAACATTCCATGGGTACACCTCAACTCTCATGCCCCAAACTAAAACTCTCATGTCACCAAATGTCCCAGTCATCTCTGAGACTTCATTTTCCAAAGAAAACCAATCTCAGGAGGCACTTTAGCAATTATGTAGGAATCCTACCTGTGGGGCTGGAcaaacagctcagcagttaagaacacttattgctcttgcagaggacctgggttccatttcaaGCACCCTCATGATGGCTCACTACAATCCACAACCTCAGTTCCAAGGAATGCAACAGGCACATACCCATGTGTGCAGGCAAAATGTTCATAGTCATAAggtaaagaaatacaaaaagtatttttaaatcctACCTGTGTGTTTCAGCTTCCTTGTCTTTCCTCATTTGTATAAGACGTTTTTTGGCTTTGATAAACTTTCTGATcttttcatcttcctcctcttgctgctgctgttctaCAGCTCGGATGATATTTTTGTCATGCATATGGTCCTTAAGGAAAGAAGTATGGTTTGTCACAAAAATGCCTTCCAACATACCTACCAAGAACCTGTCAAATGGTTATGGCTTCtcacataattatttttcttctgaaaatttaTCCCAAAATAATCAGAAGCCTGAATAAATGTTTATGTCCACATACTTTATATCAAGTTTATTTACATTAATAACACAAAAATATTGGAAACAATCTGTAAGTATTCTAGAATGCAGAGATGGTTGAGTAAACTGTAATATCAGTGGCATGAAACTTTAGAACATAGCTAACAAATCACTGACATCCCAAACACCCTTCCTTAGGAAGATGCTCAAGGATATTCTTCAGCAAGAGGGAAAGTGAACCAGAAACAGGGAGACATCAGAGTCGGAATGGCAAGGGAAGCCCCAGGACGACagccaggcagcaggcaggcctaGGGAACAGGCAGTCCTAaaggagaggggatggaggaggctCAGCGGATACACTCTAAGGGAAACAACATAGGTAAGTGCTCATTGTTCAGTTGAATACTGAAAATTAGCATCAATATTCACTGGGAAAAATTCATTGAATATATAGAAAAACCCTAagttatcaaaataaaattttaaaaagatcaaaAACGTAGTcactaaacaaatgaaaatcaagGTAGAACGgtaatgatttgtttttgttttttttttgttttttttttttggtttttttgagacagggtttctctgtgtagctttgcgcctttcctggaactcacttggtagcccaggctggcctcgaactcacagagatccacctggctctgcctcccgagtgctgggattaaaggcgtgcgccaccaccgcccggcatggtaATGATTTGTAACAGTGGGCATAatgatgcacacctgtgatctgTGTGATAGAGGGAGGGGCTAGCAGGAGAATTATAGATTTGAGGCCAATCAGGATTGcctagggagaccctgtcttcaaatgaaaaaaaaaacattcacatAATGTAAGAACTAGAGCCACCGTGGTGTATAACTTGGATCTGCAGAGGCAAATATTTACACAATCCTGATAATGACTTAAGTGTGCTAACTCTTGAGTAGGAGATGAGAAATGCATTACAAAGGATGAGAGCCAAATCCTCCACAACCAGGACAAAGAGGCAGACAATGGCTGACACTAATAAATCAGACTGATACCATTTGGAACCTAATATAAAAACTAAATACAGGGGTTAGCAAGACGGCTCAAGGAGGCAGGCTGCCTGAGCCTCACGGTCCTGAGTCCTGGGGTctcgtggtagaaggagagaactgactccccaaagttgcCCTCTGTgctctgcacatgcacatacaaacacacacacaagtaaatgtaatacaaataacaacaaaataaaataatacataacaCCTATTAGCAGCAGAAGAAAAGGTTAAACAAATCTGGTAACATTTGACTCCGGGTGTTTAATGTTTTAACTTTGTACGTgtattacttaaaaattaaaagaaacattggggctggagagacggctcagtagttaaaagcactggctgcccttgcagaagcCCTGCatggtgggtggctcacaaccacctgtacctccagttccagtggatccaacaccgtcctctggcctctgcaggcacaacacagatgtggtgcacagacacacatgcaggcaaaacacccacacgcataagttaaaaataaaaagtttaaaaatgttaaagaaaaagatttaaaaaaccaTGAAATCAAATAAATTACATCCATAAGACATCACAACAAAATCATTCATAAATTACCCCCATTCATTCCTCACAGCTTTtaaggaaattaattttaaatagaaaacgtattatttttctctcctgcATGGACTTTCATCTGCACAAAACCATACTGAATAGGCTCACTCCAAGGAAGGGTTCACAGGAACACAGCTTGCTGGATACTTGTTTCCTCCCCTAGCGTTTCCTATGTCAGGCATCTGACTGTGTAACCGCTCCACTGAGGCATTTTCAACTTACCAAGAACAGTTTCCTGCTTTCATCGATCTCCTTCTGTTtcttgcttagtttttttttcatttctatttcatacAGCAAATTCTGACGCTTTATCTCCTCGGcatctttttcttcatttattttccttttttcttcttccttctcacgTTCCTTTATTCTAAAGCAAAAAACGTAAGTGTAAGTGAGAGCAAACCAGACATATTTTAGAGAGGAGCAGCAGGTTTTAACCTGGGGTGATAGGGTATCGAGTTTTCTTCtggaaaagaagacacaaaatagCAGTGACGAAGACAACCGGGACAACCCAGGACCGCCAGATCGCCTGGCTCCAAACCCACTCTGTTTGGAAGAAGTCTGACAGCAGACTCAAGTGCTCCTTGTCTTTAGACAGGACAGTCAGCTGAGTAAGGAATGGGAAAGCTCGTGGGCTCCAGTGCAGAAGCTTCTTGAGGCCTCAAGATGTCGGTGTGATAGAAAGAGCAATAGAGTGTACCCAACCGGCCGCTCCAGTTGCTATTCCTTCCCTAGCTCCTTGCTAGTTGGCTACTAATGCCTTCTGAGTGGTAAGGTCCAAATGCTCGCTGACTTGCAGGGCTCATGCGTGAGTTCTTTAGGGATATCTGAAGGTCGGCCTAACAGCACAGCCCTGGTCTGGATGGAAGGTttctctccagcaccacctcttCAATTCACTTCCCAAAACCCCATCACCACCAAACCAGGTGCTCCCATCAGCAGCAGTACAGAGCGGATTCTGGATCCCTGGGCTCCCTCAACTGGCAGACATCCCTGAGCACAGAGACTGCTCACGTCCCACAGATCTACCCACTCGTTGAAAGCCCATGCATTAGTGTGACAAGTGTTTTTCATTCTAAACAGGTGACTCAGGGTAAGTCAGCAATCTAAACAGACAGCTGAAGAATAAGCCCTTCTTTCATATGCGCACCATCAAGCAAACGTTACTCCTGGAGTCTTTTTGCAACAAGAGAGGAAAACTCCCTTCTGCTAGGTCACAGAGGACAACACGGGGAAGTAGGCCAAGAAattccacacagacacaaaagaaagcagctTGGCAGGCAAGCATTCTCTTCAGGAGGAACTAAAGAAACTAAGGATTGTGCTGGCCCTTGCCACACCAGGTTAATGGCGGCcctaaaaaaattaagttttcaaaattgtactggctgattttgtaatattttatgtttactaATCACATTGAAGAGGCAGATTCACAAGTCTACAACAAAGATCTAAGAAACATTAGAAAAAAACATccaattttgcaaaaaaaaaagtttaaaattttttaagtttaggacaaaacaacaaaacacaaaaaaaatgcagctttagggctggagagatgggctcattggttaagagcacgtcCTGTGTTGGGTATACAACCCCATGTAATGCCACATAAGTATggcttctgatgccctcttctggtctttgtagGAACATACTGTGTGgcttatacacacaaacacacagacacataaataaatacagtggtttttggttttttttttaatctgatcaAGTTAAGAGTCAAGATTTACCATCACCAATACCAAAGAAAGTCTTATGATGTAGTCAGTTCTGGTTGATTAGTAAAAGCTGCCCAGAGTATTGGGATGAAGAGGACCAAGACTCAGCAGGAGGGAGGTGGTGTGAATGACTGAAGTCTGCTCTAAACCTGAGAGTTGAAAATAAGATAtgaatgtttctatttctttgttgaaCCAGAGGATCTGAAATTTCTATCAACATTCTAAATTTGCATTAAGTCAAATTACCCAAATAAGTTAAAAATCTTTACCCACAGATAATTAAAAGTTTAATCATAGATAATGTCAGTCAATGACaacttctctcctttcactggtCCAGCAGATGTTTCCCTCACATTCACATAATTGCTTTTTGCCCCAAGAATGAATCATGCAGTGGATGCACAGACATGTTTGACTTCCAGATGGGCTAGTGCACTCTAAAGCAGCtctgtcaccatgcacaggcCACCGTGATGGCTGAGACAGCCCAACAGCATTAAAGAAGGTTCACATTCTCACTGTCCCAAACTGTGCTGATTGAGATCTAGCACCTCTCAAGCTTACCAAGGCTTTGAATAGTCCTATAAAAGCAGGAGGgaggccaggcctggtgacacaagcctttaactCAGCAgtcccagaggcagaggtggaggcagaggcagaggcaggcagatctctgtgagttaaaggtgagcatggtctacagagcaagtccaggtcagccaggacgacacagtgagaccctgcctcaaaaataaataaataaataaataaataaataaataaataaataattttttattacaaCAGGAAAGTTTGGTCCTTACAGGGCAATTCAGCAGCATCAGTGCCTGGCTAATTCCATAGGCATTTTACATTCACTATATGTAAAGCCAAATCCAAAGCTTCTTCTTCTAAACAGACCCTTGTGATTTCATTTTGATGAACAGGAGCACCATCTTTCCCATTGTCTATGCTGGAGGCCTGAGGACTGTCCTTAGTCCTTCTGGAATCCTTAGCCCCTTATTCAATTATCTAACAGCTATTTATATTAAAGTTCTAATACAACAATGAAACAGCCATCAGGAAACTTACATTAGAGTTAGGGACTACAGGTAAAAACTGTGATGTGTCTGTCAGAAAGAAAGTAAGAGATGCCAGGTGGgagtggcacacccctttaatcccagcactcaggaggcagaagcaggcatctaagttcaaggccagcctagtttacagagcaagttccaggacagccaggactacacagagagaccctgtcttggaaaaaataagtaaagaagaagaaaaaagaataagaaaaagattAACAACTGAGTCACACAGACCTCTCTGGACTGAGCTGTACCCAAGAGATGGGAGGCCTTTCTGAGCTGGTAAGAAGACAGATAAAGAACAGGGGAGTAAATTCCAGAGAGAAAAAACAGTGTGTGAGAAGTACTGAGTACAGAAAGCTCTTATCAGGTACTCAAGGCCCTGGAAGGCGAGTGCATCTGAGTAATTAGGAAATGGAAAGTTGTAGGAGAGAAGTCTGGGAAAAGATGAGGTCAGATTCCACAGGGCCAAGTATTCATTTTACTTCAAATGACTGTAAAGCTACCAAAGCATTGAAAGTAACAGAATACTTCATGTGATTTCCATTTTAATGGAAATCACAGATGATGAGTAGCAAGGGATGGGGAATATGAGAGTGTGGGGTCAACTAAGAGGCAGATGTAATAGTCAATGTACTGGATGAGATCATCTGAAGCTAGCAAGAGGACAACTAGAACTGCCAAGACTTGTTTGGGAAGAAAACAAATCAGCAGGAGCTGCTTACAGATTTGCTGTGGAACATGAAGAAAATGAGGGATCAAAGTTGACAGTGGGGTTTCTGGTTTGAAGTGGGTGGAAATGGGTGCCCCTGGGCAGTCCACTTCAGAGGTGGGGAGTTTATAATCCTGTTTGAGGTACCCATGATCTCTTGGGCAGCTGGATATGTGAAGCTAGAGTTCCCAGAAGTGCTTGAGATCTCTAAGATGGATAAAATCACTTtggcctcttctctctttctacccttTTCATAAAGGAACTTATCCAGGGGAAAACGATGCAAAGTCAATAGGGTTCACAGGCAGTAATCAgacaaacaaacatttaggacagggtcttactatgtagccttggctggcctggaactcactatttagatcaggctggactcaaactcagagctctgcctatactgagattaaagtgtgcaccaccaatcTCAGCAGTAAAATTTCCTTAAGCAAGGTCTATGAGTTCTTCCTACAGAAAAATTAATGAAGGAATGAGAACTATGCATTGTCAATAGATACTAGGTTATGCTTCTTTGCAATAGGTATGTTTAATTTCTTGGTTAAAATCTCTATTTGGGGATTTGTGTCTCCATGGTTCCTTATTTGCCCTGTCTTCAGGATGCTCGTGCAAGGTAGACTCTCTTGCTGGCCACACAGCCACAGATTAGCCTGCCCAGGTCTGGTGCCTAGGCACTGTTTACAATGTTATTATATGTATATCTTACTTTTCCAGGAATGGGGATAGAAGTTTTAATAACTGATTGCTGAGTACCTCAAAATGTAGTGGTCTTAAACAATAAACATTTATATCTCACGCTATTCCTGATCATCAGGACCCAGGAGTGGCTTAGACGGGCAGTTCTGAAGAGAATGCAGTCAAGCTATTGGCTGAGGCTGCAGTGGGTTCAAAGCTTTATAAGGCTAGGAAATCCACTGTCACACACCTTCAGTTTTCAGGCACCTGTTCCTCCCCATAGACCTGCTTTAGGCTCTCACAAGATGGGCAGTCAGGTTTCCTAAGAAGCTGTCTGATGGACAAGCAAGATACCTTTATGTCCTAATCTGAAATGTCCCACACTGTCACTTTTGTCATACTGTGGTCCCTGGTGATGAGTTAACATGCATAGCCTGTACTCCAGCCAGTGGAACAATTAGACTCCATCCTCTGAGGAAATCATCAAAGAACACGTGGACATATTTTATACCATCACCTGTACCAGTAATacatttcaaaaattttatttattcgatggtatgaatgttttgcctgcatgtatgtacgtgtaaCACATGTCCATGGACGCCAGAAAGTGTTggctcccctagaactggagttacagatagttgtgagccaccatgtgagtgctgggaactgaactcaggtcctctgcaagagcaaccagtgttcttaaccactgaaccacctctccagcccttggtaatgcaatttttaaaaataatttatttgcttttactttatataaattgatgttttgcctgcaagtatgtctgtatgCAGGAATCAGacctcctggaacaggagttacagacagctgtgagctgccatgtgggtgctgggaattgaacctgagtcctctggaagagcagccagtgctcttaaccactgagttatctcaaCAGCCCTTTGTTTCgtctttttaagaaaaagttagtgggtatgtgtaaatgtgtgtgtgcctgaacgATGTGTGTAGACTGATGCACttgtgaggtcagaggagaactctgtggagttagttctttccttcagggactgaactcatgtcaggcttgtgtggcaggtgtctttacccactgagcatctcaaTGATGTTTGTTACGTAGACCAGACTAGTCTCCAATTCTCCATTTTCCCGCTGCAGTCTCCCAAGTGTTATGGTTACAGAATGTATCACCATACTTGACTCTAATGGTGAGctttaatctttttctttgtatttttttctaccATGTATTTTGGCATGCATTAATTTCAGAATCAGGGAAGACACATAAAAGGTGATGTATACATACTGTTTCAGATGATCTTCAGCAAGAGCGACTCTTTCTCTGcgctgtttttcttctttctcttgctcttgTTTAAGAGCTTTCTCAATGTTGAGTTTCAATTGTTCCTCCCATTTTTTATCTGATTTTACTGAATTCTTTTTGAACTCAATCTGGGCATCACGCTCTTTCATAACTTTACTGAGATGAAGTCCTGACTACAAAAAAATTGCACTAATTAAGAAAAGTGTGTATCAATACTTAGAGACAACTGTTAACTATGCATGTTAAATATACATATCgataaacagaagaaaagccaGATAGTACATGAAAGCTTTTCACTCTCTCTGTTTGGTAAAACTGATACTGCTTTGCTTTTTCGAtggccttctttctttctccttgtttGTATAtttcctcctccaagtcaagaATTTGTCTTTCAGCCTCAATCTCTTCATCACGCTTTTGCTTGGCTTTAAGTTTCTGTTCTTTCATTCCCtgtgaaaagacaaaataatcaaTCAATCTCTTTTATactgttggggatcaaacccaggccttgtgGTTACCCTAACCCAAAAGcaatcttttgtttttatttttcaatttaattgACCCAAAAGTTATTATCAATATAAGATCACTTGaatttcattattaattttaattgtgtttgCATAATTTATTATTAAACATGAACTTACACTTTGAActaattcttaaattttatttatttattttgttgcatgagtgttttgtctgaatgtatatCTATGTATCACATGCTTGCTTgctgcccaaggaggtcagaagagacaaCTAGTTGTATgccctggaactatagttacagaacactgtgaactgccatgtgtgtgcagggaatcaaacctaggtgctttggaagagcagtcaatactCTTAACTACTTagctatctctccatccctgaattaatttttaatttaattttaggtGGGTAGCACATTATATGATTTGAAACCCAAACCATTAATGGAGTATATAATGAATCTCTCCAATCCTAAGACTTCACTAAgattaaaaatttttcattagCAAATTAtcgtggtgcatgcttgtaactccagctacttgggaggcagaagccagggAGAAGGATACTTGagactgagtttgaggtcaacctagaCAGTACAAAGAAATATCAAAAAGCAAAAGATCTTCTGTCTTTTAAAAGACAAGGTAAGTAAGTGATAATTCAAGATATATACTGagaggaaatattttcaaatacatacattttctttGAGATGGTATCGTGGAGCCTAGGACAGCCTGAAGCTCTGGATAGTcaaagatgaccctgaacttttcattctcttttgccatctccaagtgctgggattataggcatggaccaccatgcaGTGTGGCTCTGAGTGGTGCTAGAGGCTGAACCAAGGGTTTCATGCAttctcagcaagcactctaccagctgcaTACA
This genomic interval carries:
- the Cfap210 gene encoding cilia- and flagella- associated protein 210 isoform X2, with amino-acid sequence MEVRFGRRSGQTKKSTGMKSFENEEISYPPLLPSKVDLRQVTIIPHAEWERIRDSLDRLSREAAALRAERTAKKKMHIQSQEMVKHWTNTYAGMKEQKLKAKQKRDEEIEAERQILDLEEEIYKQGERKKAIEKAKQYQFYQTERVKSFHSGLHLSKVMKERDAQIEFKKNSVKSDKKWEEQLKLNIEKALKQEQEKEEKQRRERVALAEDHLKQIKEREKEEEKRKINEEKDAEEIKRQNLLYEIEMKKKLSKKQKEIDESRKLFLDHMHDKNIIRAVEQQQQEEEDEKIRKFIKAKKRLIQMRKDKEAETHR